One Heptranchias perlo isolate sHepPer1 unplaced genomic scaffold, sHepPer1.hap1 HAP1_SCAFFOLD_70, whole genome shotgun sequence genomic region harbors:
- the LOC137318397 gene encoding histone H2A-like: MSGRGKTGGKARAKAKSRSSRAGLQFPVGRVHRLLRKGNYAERVGAGAPVYLAAVLEYLTAEILELAGNAARDNKKTRIIPRHLQLAIRNDEELNKLLGRVTIAQGGVLPNIQAVLLPKKTSTVSSKSK; the protein is encoded by the coding sequence atgtctggaagaggaaaaaccggcggtaaagctcgggccaaggccaagtctcgctcatcccgggccggactgcagttccctgtgggccgtgttcacagactcctgcgaaaggggaactacgctgaacgtgtgggtgccggagccccggtctatctggctgctgtgctcgagtatctgacggctgaaatcctcgagctggccggcaacgcggcccgggacaacaagaagacccgcatcatccccagacacctgcagctggccatccgcaacgacgaggagctcaacaagctgctgggacgggtgaccatcgctcagggcggggtgctgcctaatatccaggccgtgctgctgccgaagaaaaccagcactgtgagctctaagagcaagtaa
- the LOC137318409 gene encoding histone H2B 1/2-like, whose translation MPEDKKAAPKKGAKKTLSKAPAKGGKKRRKSRKESYSIYVYKVMKQVHPDTGISSKAMSIMNSFVNDIFERIAGEASRLAHYNKRHTISSREIQTAVRLLLPGELAKHAVSEGTKAVTKYTSSK comes from the coding sequence atgcctgaggacaagaaagcagctcccaagaagggcgccaagaaaaccttgagtaaagcaccagccaagggcggcaagaagcggagaaagtcgaggaaggagagttactccatctacgtctacaaagtgatgaagcaggttcaccccgacaccggcatctcctccaaggccatgagcatcatgaactcctttgtgaacgatattttcgagcgcatcgcgggtgaagcTTCCCGCCTGGCTCATTATAATAAACGccacaccatcagctcccgggagatccagaccgccgtgcgcctgctgctgcccggggaactggccaagcacgccgtgtcggaagggacaaaggcggtgaccaagtacaccagctccaagtaa